GAATTACCTTGGGACAAAAATGCTTGCATAGGCAACAACAGAGCCGTAGTCACCACTTGCGTCGCCAGAATTGGTGTAATCCAACAGCCTTGCCGCACTTGCGCCTTTGAGTTTTGCGTATTCAAGCATTGCGGTGATTGGCCCGTGCCCGCAGATGCTCCAGCTGTTTTTACTGCACGCCAAGTCAAAGCCCTGCGAATCAAGCCTTTCAATGAACTTGATAGCCTGCATGTCCCTGGCTTTGGCCGCTTCCGCCTTTTCATAATGCGTAAAATCAGAGCTTGCGACAAGTGCAACCCTGTTTGCGTCGCTTATCGATTTGGAAAGTGCAAGGCCCAGGTCTTTTGCAACCTGCAGGCCCGGGTCGCCCATGCAGATGCACACGATTTTTGCCTTCGGGTTTACGTACTGCAGAAATGGCAGCTGAACTTCAATGGAGTGCTCGTACATGTGAGCAGACTCGTCCTCCATGCAAAACTTTGAGTTTTGAAGTATCCTGCCTGCAAGGGCCATGTCGCACTTGACAAGCCCAAGTGGCGTGAGCCAGTCCTGGAGCGAGACTGAGGCCGGAGTTCCTATTCCGGTGTGGTTTGGGCCTACAAAGACAACAGTATTGCAAGTGGAAAGCTGTTTGTATGATACGAAAGTCATTGCTGCTGTTTTGCCTGAGTAAACGTAGCCTGCATGCGGCGAGACTGCGGCAATGCAATCAAGTTTTTGAGCATCCTTTGCGCCTTGATTTGACGCCTGCTTGAAAAAATCGGCAAGCATTCTGCGTATGGCTGTTGCATCTGAGGGATAAAACGAGCCTGCAACCGCGGTTGTTCGCATGTGATAGGATTTCCGGATTCTAAATAAAAGCTTTTGCAAGCAATAGTAGTTCAATAAAAGGAACAATCAAGAAAGGCGTTTCAAAATGGTTCGTGGAAAAGTTGCTTGGAAGGCAAGGCAGAAAAAGAAATCCAAACGCGAGCTTGAGGAGTTTTCAAAAAAGGTCCAAAAGCACATGGACGAGGAGAGAAAGGGCAAGGCAAGCGGCATGATCTCTGAAATAATCCTTGGTGGCCAGGACGGGCTTGTAAACGTGCTTGGCATTGTGCTTGGCGTTGCATATGCGACCAATGACGGATATATAGTGCTTGTTGCAGGCATGGTTGCAACTTTTGCAGAAAGCATTTCAATGGCGGCAGTTGCGTATACCTCCGCAAGGGCAGAGCAGGACCACTACAGGCATGAGCTTGAGCAGGAAAAGTGGGAGATAGACCACTTGCCCGAAGTCGAGACTGAAGAAATCAGGCTAATTTACATGAAAAAAGGGCTTAGGGGCAAGGAGCTTGAGCAGATGGTCAGGGCAATAACCTCAAACAGGGATTTGTGGCTTTCGGTAATGATGTCAGAGGAGCTTGGCCTGTCGCCTGCAGACAGCTACAACCCGGTAAAGTCCGGTGTGATTGTCGGCTTTTCCGCAATAATCGGCTCGCTGATACCGCTTTTGCCATTCCTATTTTTCCCAGTAGGCCAGTCAATGGTCATAGCACTTGCACTTGCCGCCTTGACGCTATTTGCAGTGGGGGCTTACAAGGCAAAAATAACTGTTGGCAAGTGGTGGAAGTCAGGCCTTGAAATGATGGTTATTGGCGGCCTTGCCGCCCTGGCGGGCTACATTGTAGGCGCCTACTTCAAGACTCCGGCTTAAGGCAAAAGCTGGCGAAGAAAAATAATAGATTTTCCCGGCTAAACAGCTGCTTGGCCTAGGGCATCTAAGGAAGTATTGTGTATTTGCTTACATAGACCTGCGTCTGCAGGACAATCAGAAAAGGCATGACGACAAGCGTATTTAGCAAAAGCAGTACATATGTTGCAAGAGAGTGGGACAAAAGCTCAAGAATCAGGTATTCTGGTATTGCAATCAGGGCAAAGCCGACAACAAGCCAGAGAAGGAACAGGGGGAATTTGCTTATTGCAAAGGAAAGGGATTTTTCAATTGCCCGTATTGGCCGAAGCTCGTCGATTACAAGGGCAGAGGGGCAGTAGAAGAAAAACATGGAGAGCACCAGCGTGATGACTGGGTAAAGGATTGGGGATGAGGGGTTTTCAAAAAGCAGAAGCTGGGCAATGAGGGTCATTAGGGCAAAGGTCAGAAAAAGCCAAAACACATTGAGAGTGTATTTGCCAATGCCTGAGATGACCTCGCGCGAAACGTGGACTGAGCTTCTCATGGATTTGATGACAAGATTGATGTTGACTGTTGCAAACGACATGAGGAAAAGTGAGGCAACAAAGGAAATAATCATGATTGCAGCATCAAAATACTTGACATCGCCGCCTATGCTTCCAGTGCGAAGGAATACCCCGCCAAGCGCTATGTAAACCGGAGTTTTTACAAATACGGGAATCATGAATGCAAGCAGAAGAGGGATTGAGAAAAACAGGATTAGCTTGAGGTTCTTGAAATAGGCTGAAAAAGTGTGCATCAGAAGCTTGGACATGTGTTTGCACCAAAATTTAAAACATAAGCTTGTTCGGTTCCTTAATTGATTGCCTAGCTTATTTGGACTTTGACTTTTTAATCCTTGCCTTGAGGGGAAGCTGCACTTGAGGCAATTGTTCGCCTTGCCCTATGCCAGGCGCTTCACTGGGTTCGTTTGAATGGCTTTCAACGAATTTTTCAAGAGGGCTTTCATTTTTTGCACTCGCGCCTGCAGCCTGCTGCACCCTGCCCGAGGCTGTCTGTGAGATGAACTCAAAGCCCCTTTCCGACATCCTGAAGTTTTGCGGCGTGTGCTGCGCCCCTATGATGCCCGAAATTGATATCTGCCCGGAGTCGTTGAATTCAAACACCCCGTCCATTAGGTGCTTTGCCATTGTGACAACTTTTTCATCGTGCATGCCTTTTTCAAGAGCGTAAAAAACCGTTGCATTTGAGTTCCTGAATTTGCCAATCGTGAACTGCAAAAAGCGGGAGACGGCTGCAGGGGTTGTAGCCTCAAACAACGCAGACAGGGAATGGAAGCCAACCCTGTAGCCAAAAGGGCATTTTTGCTCCAGTAGCGCCTTTTCAGCCCGGGAGATGTGAAGGGAGATTGAACTAATAGCAGAGGGGGCTTCCGGATAAGTCACGACTTCCCCGTCCCTAAGCGACAGGTCAAACTGCTTTGAGTAGCAGTCAATGACCCTTGCAAGCCCCTTTTTCTCAAATTCCTCAATGTTTTGGCCGGATATTGCCATCATTTTTTTCCAATCCCTGTATGAATAGTCGGTAAGGAGGTAAAGCGCAGGTATGCCCTGCTTGAGGCCCCCGAAAACAAGCTCCATCAAAAGTGGCTTTTTGCCGCACATGGGCGAGCCGAAAAGAAGCACGTTGGACTGTGCCGGCAGGCCGCCCCCAAGCACTTCGTCCAAGCCCTTCACGCCGGTCTTTATCCTAGCAAGTGCGCCTGCCATCAAATCACAAACCAAGAATCTGCAACAAGAAATGCTGTTTGCCCGCGCATCTTTATAAATGTGCGGCAAGATAAAAAACCGTGGCAGCAGTTTCAAAAAAATCTTCCGAAAACAAAGCCCAGATGGTTCCTTCGGGTTGGCCAGCCAATGCTAAAGGCTTAGGTGCATGTCCCTACAAGGTCCTTGGTTCCTGAGTCCCCGCCCTGCTTTTTGGACAGCCCCCCTTTGGTGGTATAGCTGAAGATTACACTTGAGCCTGAAACCTCATACCTTGTGTTGTTTGCGCACGGATTGGATGAGAAAGTCCCAAGAGTCAGGGTCTTTGAGTCGCCTGAGTTGAATACCGTGCTTGTAGTGTAGTTCACGCCGCCGATATAGATGCTTGCGACAGTAAGCTTGTCGGGGCCTGAGTTTTCAATCACTGCCTGCAGTGACCCCGAGGAGCTGACTGCGTGCTCTTTTATCTTGAAAGGTGATGC
This DNA window, taken from Candidatus Parvarchaeota archaeon, encodes the following:
- the amrB gene encoding AmmeMemoRadiSam system protein B produces the protein MRTTAVAGSFYPSDATAIRRMLADFFKQASNQGAKDAQKLDCIAAVSPHAGYVYSGKTAAMTFVSYKQLSTCNTVVFVGPNHTGIGTPASVSLQDWLTPLGLVKCDMALAGRILQNSKFCMEDESAHMYEHSIEVQLPFLQYVNPKAKIVCICMGDPGLQVAKDLGLALSKSISDANRVALVASSDFTHYEKAEAAKARDMQAIKFIERLDSQGFDLACSKNSWSICGHGPITAMLEYAKLKGASAARLLDYTNSGDASGDYGSVVAYASIFVPR
- a CDS encoding class III signal peptide-containing protein; the protein is MKIRKGQGATEYLVLLAVVLIIALISIALLGFFPWLATDSKQKQSDAYWTGVASPFKIKEHAVSSSGSLQAVIENSGPDKLTVASIYIGGVNYTTSTVFNSGDSKTLTLGTFSSNPCANNTRYEVSGSSVIFSYTTKGGLSKKQGGDSGTKDLVGTCT